Part of the Musa acuminata AAA Group cultivar baxijiao chromosome BXJ2-7, Cavendish_Baxijiao_AAA, whole genome shotgun sequence genome is shown below.
TTTGGGTTGATCTCTAGTGCTGTTGTTGCTACATGTCTTCTTTGGTGCGTGTGGAGGGTGAGGAATGAGTTTGTTTTCCAATAAAAATGCATTTTggtgtatattattttttttataaagctaTTGCCTCTACCTTGGCAAATAACATGGCCAAATTGCTTGATTGTTGTAGGCATGGTTTATTTCAAAGATAAGTTTCTTATAATAAGAAACCAAATATGGGTAGCCACGACGAAAGCTGGTTACGGTAGTCCCAAGCAAGAAACATTGCAAATAATACACTGCTAAGCGAAACATTGCAGTAAGGAGTTGACCATTTCGTATTGTGTTTCACATCAACATATCCACCTATGTTGAATCCAACCTTATGGATATACCAAGTGTTATACCAAGTCTATCACTTATGGATATACCAAGTGTTATAGATTCGAATCCAACCCTCGATCCAAAAGTTTGAGAAGAATTATTCACTCTCAAGATCCAAGTGaaacaagatatcatcaatgcGATCATTAACATTGAAATCCAAAAGAATTTAATCTCGATAAGTTAATCATAAAAACTTGGACTCAAGATCATTCCTTATCTAAAGTCATATCCACTGGATTGGATCTACAAAGACGTAGAAACGAGCATAAATCAATAGTGCACATTCGAAATTATGATCGCCAATAAATATATCGACAAGGTGTCATACAAGATGGTGCCCTCTGACATATGTCAAGTTATCTTTAGAAGTCTATATTGGTAGGATCGAGAAGTCATCTACTACCGTTTGGGGTGGACATCCTTGTTAGGCAAAGGCAAAAGTGCTATCGATGGAGATATGAGCATCCTTGTTAGGTCACTCATTGGAAGCGTCTATTGGATAGTGCTCGTGTGATACATCGATCCTCATTATAATGCCAAAAcgatagaaaaaaaaagtatCGATAAACAACTTCTAATGATTGACTAGCATCGAATGGTTGGTTGGTAGCTGCTGTGTGTATACaagaagctcaagtgatgatgtccATTATCTCTCATAATTTGCTGCATTGAGATCTTTCAAACCCTACGGCCTATGGCAAGCAAAGATGGCTCAGCAGCTGCGAAGTCCTTGAAAGGcctgcttgcacatctcaaatcaTGGTGCTGCCACACCATGAATCTATATGGCCAGGTAAGAAGCcagcttttatttaaataaaaaaatatatttaatttaatccaaaaatagATGTATTTtcactaaaaaaaattaataaaataaaattgatttcattcgACTCTGCTGGGGATCGAACCCAGAATCTCTGGTTCCGTAGACCAGCGCCTTATCCATTGGGCCACAGAGTCGACAATATTTGTGAAATTTAAACACAGTAAAATACCTTAGTCATTTTAATACGATAATGggaattttaattttctttcgaAGATGTTAATAAAAAATACTAAACTAAGCAAATCTTTTGCTgttttttgatatattctttatttATCGACCTTTAGTCTTCTAAGATTCTAAACGAATGCTTCTTTTCTCATAGTCAAATAATTCTTATCTTATAATGTTTTTATGTGTGATTTAAAGGtttgaaacctcattaaaaatctCATGGAATAATATAACCTAACTTTGCGAAAAGTATTCTTATGATACTATAATAATatatgattaaaataaataaattgacatTTCTATTCTTTGTTGTAAAAAAACAAAGTAGTTGTTTtattaaaattcactttcaaatatatttttattctttacaaGAATACATGTATTTATAGGGAACTGACCGTAAGGAAATCTGAGGGCGGCATCACATATATAgtcaaagaacaaaaaaataaaatcttcaaatttttaaatatgtgttcgtcgtcgtgcgaagattgatacgcaaaaactgaaaactacgtatacgaaagattatgttacctagagatatcatatatccctgaatccctatagatctttatgagagggtgaaggaggtttagTGACCTTctttctagcagtgatccacacagtagggctacgacgatggtcctcaaaactctaggcctgctttgacgaggagaaggggaggagaataggagaggcaaccaaaaaggctATATAGCTCATGAACCactagtttcctcctatttacagaggtcctctgtcaacttaaccctaatggatcatgtcctatTAGGTAGTAGATCTTCATCcgactacccaagcctattagattattaTATCtccattcaataatctctcataggctcttattggatctcatctatagaatccaataattcatgggcttattggatatccaataagatatgggctccagcggatatctcatatccgaacctctactcattgcaatacctactatatgtgtgtgaccctctaggacgAATATTAAGTTGGCCGTGAATCAtacatgtcaaaactccttctggctcagtgaattattatctccataataattcactcaattcaTAAACTgtggatgtactatgccactacgtcgcagtccccagatgatataggggaatccaatccattagaccagtCTATCCTCGGTTATCGTAtacatatagtctctcatctatctaatatcccagagattgtataccgggcatggtgctatcagacccatacggtttctactcgagtctcgctctaatcggattccctcggagaactctttctctttcaattcgaattatcctagctagagatttgtctaagcaagaacacatgagatattcttctcataataccgacagtggatgatcctctattaatagTTAAttatcctcgtaaggttggctaccactcccgatgaccgattgtgctagatctggaacctccagacctataagtctagtataaaagaataaaatacttatacaagacattcttggtgcctcaagtctaaggaccagaaacaccactaggactatggaatcggtgtcagacaataagatatcatcaaccatctagcattccgtaaacatatcaatcaatgaactcattctcaaatgagcacttgtaatgtatccctagtgtccccacatgagtagctctgagaccagctgcatccatcatatagatgagtatatagcacaccgaCCTAttcgattatcttgatgtccgtctctagtaacctatgatcgggattatttaggatttatgtttaaaggtgaatcgatctcattatcatgatctcatcacgatccgactcccattatatagatccatggacattacaatatattcaagctacaaacaatataaagtgataaaatatcaaataataatattaagcaaaaagactgcgtgtcaagttatACGTGTCATCACTAACGTAATTGGCttctagggcacctataactagaaaTCTCGTACTTGACCTAAAGTCGAtcatctatgtgtctgatccccatcagacccttgtgacgcttaaagacaatatgtGATAACGGTTTTGTCAAtagatttgcaatgttatcttcggatgtaactctttccactactacatctcctcggctcACATTcgctctgatcaggtggaacctccttagaacgtgcttagacttctgatgagatttggttccttcgcttgagcaatcgcctcgttgttgtcacaatatacggGAATAGGCTCCTTGCTAGTTGGCACGACGCTCAGATCTGTTATAAATGtcttcatccaaactctctcCTTTGTTGTCTTTGCCACAACAATGTATTCCGCATTTgtagtcgagtcagcaatagtatcttgcttgaaactcttccagcatattacTTCTACATTTAtggtgtacatataccccaaattcgacttgctatcaatgatatcggactagaaactcgagtccgtgtagccttcaaccttgaggctattaccttcatataccagtaaaagatccttagttcttctcaagtacttaaggatacactttactgctttctagtgctccaagcctggatccgtctgatacatgcttgtgacactcagagcatctgCTTTATTAGGCCTCGTACATAGCAAGACATACATGATATATCATAtcattgaggcataaggtatcctatTCTATCACTGAGGCATACATAATATACCctatcgtgacactcagagcatgcactatacatGTTCACTAGGTAGGAATATCGTCAACCTATCACCAATAAAAAGTTttgaataaaaagaaacaaatggtTCACTGCTAAAATTAGAGTGTCATCATGATCCATTACCAATAGTATCTTTTATTTTCATTCCGAAGACACAATCTCTTGTGACATTTTCCGTGATCTCAATGTTCTTCTATCACGTTTGCATGAATTTGCCTAATAATATGTTATGCGGGCCTTTTTAAACGGCATGTCATATACTGTAGAGGTGAAGAGTTTAAATTTAGTTCGACTTCTTGTATTGCACACAACAACAATCTATTTTTCAACTTTTGTACAGTTACATGCAGTTGTGAAAGGCCATAACAATGTCAGTAACAAGTAGCGAAGATCACGCATCACCACCCTTCAACTGCCTGCACAGATCACCCTCtccatctccttcctcctcctccgccctatAAGAAGGCCATGAACGAGGTATCATCCTTCACCGACTTCCTCCTCACCCTCCTCACTATAACAAGGCCAATCCTTGGTGAAGTAGGTGATCTCATCCTTGGCTTACCTCCAACATGGGATTCCGTTGCTGGCTTCTCGTCATCACCTTCGTCCTCTCCATGGGCTTCCATTGCGAGCTGGCCGGAGCTCACGGACGACGGCAGCTGCTGCAGAGCCTCGAGCCTCCGGATGACGACGTGTGCACCGCCGTGGTGAGCCCTCAGGGTTACGAGTGCCAAGAATATGAGGTAGCCGAGTGCAGATAAATGTGGATGGATGGATGATTGATGCGGGCATGGCATGAGTGGTTGAAGCTTGCTGCGTTGCGTCCCTTGCAGGTGAAGACGCAAGATGGGTACATACTGACCATGCACAGGATCCcacaaggaagaggaggcggcagCGCGGGGAAGAGGCAGCCTGTGCTGCTCCAACATGGAGTCCTCATGGTACGTTTCCTCGAGCAATCTGCATGTGTTGCCATGCATGCATGTACGTACAGTACGTTGTCGTCTTCGTCATTCTTCTTCTGATTATTGACGCATGATGGATGAATGATGGCAGGACGGGATGACATGGCTTCTGAATCCACCTCAACAATCACTGGCTTTCGTACTTGCAGACAACGGATTCGATGTCTGGATCACACACGGCAGGGGCACCAGGTGGAGCCGTCGCCATGAGTCTCTCGATACATCAAACCCGGTTGGTCATCTTCTCTACAATGCTGATTATGAAGTCTTGAGCAGGTTCATCATCCTGTTGTTGTCTCGCAGGCTTATTGGGCGTGGTCATGGGATGAGTTGGCCAGCTTTGATTTGCCTGCCACTGTGGGTTTTGTATTCCGGAAAACTGGGCGGAAGCTGCACTATGTTGGTCACTCCATGGTAGGAGACTTTTCGTACTTTAATGCCAAACATGTCATTCTTCCTTCCACTTTGAATTACTTTGCATGTATGTTCTGCTACTTACTGCCACCACTACAACTACAACAACTGACTGACGTTGGATGATGCTACAGGGAACTCTGACAGCTCTATCAGCATTCTCCGAGGGGAAGCTGGTGGATAAGATCAAGTCAGCTGCCCTTTTGACTCCGGTGGCCTATCTGACTTACATGACAACTCCAATCGGAAGAGCTGCAGGCAGCGCATTCTCAGGAGAAGTAAGAACGAGTTCACAACACTCTTTGAATTTTTCTGTCATCAAGGGGGGGGAGGAAGCTACATCACAGTATCTTCTTCTAATTTACCTACGTTCAGAGTTGTGTCATAGCTTTCTTGCTTTTTCTTGCAGATGTTGGGAGCACTTGGAGTGGGAGAATTTGATCCTAAAGGGTACGTAAACTAACACATCCCTCTTGTTGTTGTCAAAAGAAAATGTGCTGACAAAAGCATCAGAGGCCTTATCAACATGACCGACCGACCATACATTGAGTGATGTTATCGTTAAAGCTCTTCCTTCTAATTCAACTGTCTTCCCTAATGGATAAGCAGGGCAGTCGGAACCAATTATTTGGAGTTCGTCTGCGCTATGCCGGGGGTGAACTGCTACGACCTTATGGCATCATTCACAGGTACGCACAAATTATTCCGCTGATAATATTCCGCCCGCAACATATGTTTGATTTGACTTTAATCATATATGTGTTTATTATTGTAGTCTTTCAATTAATTTACATATGTGTAATGGCTTTTCCTTCCTTATTCTGCACTCAcaaacacacgcacacacactcaCTTTGGATGTAGGGCCAAACTGCTGCCTCAATTACTCCACTGTTGACATGTACTTGAAGTATGAACTCCAGCCGACATCCGTGAGGACACTCGTCCATTTTTTACAGAGTCAGTCAGTCTGATACAAAtccaaaatatcattcatatactTGAGCTACTTAGATTTCTTTCTCACAAAAGAGTATGTAAAACTTTCTTTGAGCACTCACAGCGATCAGAAGTGGAGTGATAACAAAATACGACTACGGGAGCAGTATGGCCAACATGGTTGcgtatgggcagagcagcccaccCGAGTACCACATGCCCAACATTCCACAccacctgccgctgctgctcaGCTACGGCGGCGGTGACATGCTGTCGGACGTCAAGGACGTGCAGCTGCTGTTGAAAGATCTCCGCAACCATGACGCCGACGAGCTCGTGGCTCAGCTGGTGAAGGAGTACGCACATCTGGACTTCGTGATGGGGGTGAATGCCAAGCAGGTCGTCTACGACGGCCTCATCGCATTCTTCGGCAAACACAGTTGATGGGCTTCTTCCCGGTGCGGTGCTTAATTATAACTATACGCGATTGCTGTTGACTGGACATTCTTTGTGTACTCACTCTGGGCGATTCGTGTACAAAAGGAGGCGAAAGAGTAATAAATCATATATCTccatataataaatcatatgtcTAACCAGTCGAATCACCATCCATGCTATATCCCTTTTCCACCGTTTTGGCTTCCACTAAGTGGTATCGCATCCGATGCCTCGTCAATCGAAAGAATATCTATCATAACACAACACGAGTAGATTGGTGATAAAAATGGGTTTATCTCTAGTACTGTTGTTGCTACATGTCTTCTTTGATGCGTGTGGAGGGTGAGGAATGAGTTAGTTTTCCAATAAAAATGCATGTCGgtgtatagtatttttttataaagCTATTGCTTCTACCTTGGCAAATGACATCGCCAAATTGCTTGACAGTCGTAGGTAAAGTTTAATTCAAAGATATGTATGTTTCTTAGCATAAGAAACTAAATAAGGAAAATCATAGAAAAGTTTTTTAACCCTAAAAACTTAAGGCTCACCTCTCTCTCAAAAATAAGGGGTGTGCCCCCATCTAAAGTGTAATAAAAAAAGGCCTTTAGCAAAGGAAAAAACACTAACAAGATGGCGGTCCATAACATAGCAACGTTGCTCGACCTTACTACCTAGATGACAATACTAGCCTAATAGATGAAGACGTCATAGGCTGGATGCAAGCCTAAAATAACCCAACAATGAATATTGAATGAGGAAAGAACATCACATTAAGGGATAGAGAGAGTCGTCTCCATCCGAGACGTATAATTACAAACAATACATTGCTGAGCGAAACATTGCAGCAAGGAGTCGATCCTTTCAAATTGAGTTTCACATTAACATTCCCTCCTATGAAGGCTTGATCAGTGCTAATGTATTAGACTAATGGATAGATCAATTTGatacttattttaatttatatgactATGGCAGTGAGGATAGGGTGATGCTTGAGTGACTCGTGTTGACCAAACCTGTTCACATGGTTGAAATCCTATCTTTGAaacaataacgatgaagatatgTCATgaacataattcaaaagattcatacgAGAAGAATTTTACCCTATGGGGCATCACAAAAAATGATGAAGGAGGTGACTCTGCATATACTAAGAAAGGGATCAATCCTTGCAAGAATACACTACTGAGTTTTGACAAAAAGTAGTGGCACTCAAAATTTCCCTCGATAACCACTTCTTCCTCATGTTCCCGCAACCCAAAGCTCCTTCCCAAAGCTTCATATAACTATTGTGAGAAGTCCACAATGCTGACTACCTACTTCACAAATTCTACCTATCGAGAGTATCGATGTGTTGTCTAGACACAATTTGTTTGTGAGCACTGAAAGATTATAGGTCATACATGGGAGAAGTACTAAAAGGATCTTTCCAAACTCT
Proteins encoded:
- the LOC135616414 gene encoding triacylglycerol lipase 2-like, producing the protein MGFRCWLLVITFVLSMGFHCELAGAHGRRQLLQSLEPPDDDVCTAVVSPQGYECQEYEVKTQDGYILTMHRIPQGRGGGSAGKRQPVLLQHGVLMDGMTWLLNPPQQSLAFVLADNGFDVWITHGRGTRWSRRHESLDTSNPAYWAWSWDELASFDLPATVGFVFRKTGRKLHYVGHSMGTLTALSAFSEGKLVDKIKSAALLTPVAYLTYMTTPIGRAAGSAFSGEVRTSSQHSLNFSMLGALGVGEFDPKGAVGTNYLEFVCAMPGVNCYDLMASFTGPNCCLNYSTVDMYLKYELQPTSVRTLVHFLQTIRSGVITKYDYGSSMANMVAYGQSSPPEYHMPNIPHHLPLLLSYGGGDMLSDVKDVQLLLKDLRNHDADELVAQLVKEYAHLDFVMGVNAKQVVYDGLIAFFGKHS